The nucleotide window CATAGTTTTATCAATGCAACTGTATTGACAAATTTTCATAAGTTTGAGTTTGATATTCAAACTGTGATAAACAAGCTTAACTAGTTAATCATCTGGAAGAATGTAGAAACTGAGGAATTTAAGCCTTGAAGTACAATTTGTCCCTAAACTTATGTGGCACATTTCTGAAGCATTTTCTAGAGAATGATCAACTACTTGTAACCAAATGAAAATTGAAGCCTCACACGGTAGCTTGCTGACTAGACTCCGTGCTTTCTCTGCACGTTTTAGATTTTTGTGAGCTCCTCTTACTGCATTATATCGATTTTCATCCTGAAAAGTGCAGGAAAAAGATACATGATGCAATGTCAGGCATTTTTTACTGGTAAGAAATATATAAAACATTTGTCATTGTTTCAAATAACTTCAATTCTATCAACCTGAAAACTGGAAAAGCTCTTTCAAGTTTCAATATGAGGTTTTGGGAATCACTGAAAAGTTTTAACTATACTGCACCAAGCTAATGTTTCCTAACTCGGAATTCTCAATATGCATTCACCTTATTTAAGAATACACATATAATGTGAAAATGTCACTTTCCTAGTTAGGATTGATGTATATGAGATAAGCTACCATACATAAATTCCTCTTTTATTcgctcatttttttttttaaattaaagttagtGAAAGGTCACCAACTCTCTGACATAAACCTGCACATATTATGAGGACAATTAGCGTAAAGAGATATTTAAAACCTTCTGAAAATAATCACATATAAAATGCAACTATTGTTGACATTGCTGACAAAATTTCAGCTGCACTAATTTATGGCCAATTTAGACTATAAGTTACCCTTTCATATTCATCTAACCACTTTTCCTCCTCAGCAGCAAATTTCCATTTCTCTACCCTATCTAGTATATCTCTTCTACTTAGAGCTTGCTCTTTGGCTTTTCTGATTTGGTCATCCATGCTTTGGAGCAAATCGGACAGATCAATATCACCTGAAAGGCATAAAACATATGTAATGAAAGACAAAATCTAAACCCTGAAACAAAAAACATTTCACAGACACCTATAACACTAATTCCAAACATCTTTAAGTGGAAAAGAACAAAGGAAAAGAGGgaaaaaatatgtaattttgACACAAATAAATTCCAAAAAGGAGAGATTGTGCTCCTGCTTCAGTTGTATTTTAGACTGTCGGTTGAGTTCAAGTACCAGATTCTACAAGCCGATTTAGAATCTGTCTAGCTGATTCACTATCCACATCCATGTGAACTTCTTTGTAAATTTCTTCAAGCTCAGCCTGCCTCTTAAACACTAAATCCTTCATCTTACTGGCTTTCAGAACATTTAAGCGCAGAATTTCAACCTCAGCCTgcaaaaatatgaataataagcCTGCTAAAGCCAAATTGAATTAGAGACAAATTGCAATGTGCTCCTAAGGAAAAGAAAGTTTCACCTGCTCAATGATATCTGTAGAAAGGCACCCTTGTGCTCTAACCTCATCAACTGATGCTGAAAGTAATCTAGTAAGATGGCTAAAAGGTTTTTGCTCCTCAATTGGTACATCAATAAGATCCCATAACTCTATCAAGCATTTAGTAAGATCTTGTACCTACAATGCAGAAAAACTGATATATTGAAGAATGTGTTGAATATAAACTATTCCATTATAatgtataagaaaaataaaataaatcaattgtAAGCCTCAACAAAACAATCTACATACAACCAGTTCATTAAGAACACATTTGATCATGCAGATTGCAGACAGAATGATAAGTTCACTAGAACTAGTGAAACATTATCAGAATAAGACACCTTTTTCAGCCTTTGTTGCTTCTCTTGCTTTAACATATGGATGGCCCCGGTTAATCTGGCAATAGTGTCATTGCTGATGCTCTTTTGTGTACCTTCGGAAGAATCTCCCAAGCTACGATGGATTTCATTTAATgtatttagaaaatcaaatgaCATCACTACTGAAAGCTCCCTAATTTCACTGATATGACTGTTCACCTTCTGCTCACGAAGGATctgattgaaaataaaacagacattaaaaaaaatggaatttTAATATCTGAAATTACAAACATTATGACTatacttttgagttttgatcATAGAACCTTTTCATTCTGAAGTTCATGTAGATGTGACTTGAGTTCCCCCAATTTCTTTACTGTCAAGTCATTTTGAATAACTTCTGGATCACTGACACTGTTGAACTGCTCGCAGCCAGCTATCTCATTACGTATCTGACAAATTTGGGACTCTATCTTTGAAAACTCTCTGATTCTATCTtccttctttgaccttaaatcCTCCAAGACAGGTGTTATTATAGCTAATTGCTGCTTAAGTGCGCCCCGTCCCTTCAAATGTAGAACTGAATCAATTGAATAGTTATCTTGCAAAATGCAAATTTAATTAGCATAGTGCTAATTGTTCAGAGGATCAAGCAATCAAATCATCTCAAAGTGGTTATCGTAAATATAATATGGCAGGAAAAAAAATACTgcattacaaaaattatttttgattacTTAAATTACAATGAAGCATATCGATGCCCCTGCATGGACCTTGCTATgtcttctcaatttctttcttaATAGTGTGGGAAAGAAGGGAGCATTCAAAGTATGTCCAAATAAGTTACAATTTAGACGAgacagagaaaagaaagaatgaatatcAGCAAAAACAAGCATCTCACTCAAGGCAGGGTTTCTTTCACACAAATTTTATTGACTAATAGTGAAGGCACAATGCAAAAGAGTAACTTACACGTGAGAATGAAGTACATTCCCCAAGGGAAGAAATGATACTGGCAACTTCAGCTTCAGCTTCAACCAATAACTTGTATAGATCCGCCTTGTGCTTTCTGGTTTCCTNNNNNNNNNNNNNNNNNNNNNTATCGCTATCGCTTTCCCCAATCTCATCCCATATCATCTAGAAAAACATGAGATTACTAAATAAAGtaaatatatcaaatatatcaaaaaaatttaaaaattaatatgtcACAAGAAAACCTATTAAAACAATGATAATAAAGGAATACCTCAACCAATGAGGGCCTACCGGTGTTACAAAACATATTTTGTTTTCATGttcggttttcaaaatcaattacaAAAATTCTACCTTGTTTTCAACCTAATTTACTTTCGCTGTTTGTTTCCTTTACACGAAacataacaataacaaaatgatatttttgtagttaatactgaaaacaaaaaattaaaactagatGTTCTTAAGCTAGACAGACCCTAAAGTCTCCAAAGACTTTTAACCCTGTCAACTACAAATATTTTGAAACAACATATCTATAACGAATCTTGAATCTCTCTAACAAACTTCAGCTGCAAATGGCTGCGGCAATTGCATCATATACTTGTATGGCATAaaccaacttttttttttcaaacacaaTTGACAGATTAAAACTTTGGGGAATTTCAATCATCGATTCATGGacacttaattccaattttacacTTACACACAAGAACGAAATACTAAAgtgaaaaatgtgaaaaataaaagtaaaaaagaaacaGTTATCAAAGAACCTGCAATTGGCGGAGAAGAGAAGCACAGGTAGTGCGCGAAGGGGAGAAGGAATGAGGCATTGCCGCCATTGTTAGAAGAGTAAAGCAGGCCAGGGAAATGAAACCCTAGCAGAGAACTAAGCACACTCtcaagaagagagagaaagagaaagttgAAGAAATCGGAAAGAGCGAGCGTTACTGAAAATAATGGTAATGAATAAGGAATTATTTGTTAGGGGAAGAAGAGGATCccttgatttgagtttttgaCTCAACGTAGTCTAACGTTTGAAAAGACAGTACCGCACGCTTTACTTTCCTTTCTTGGCGCCAAACATGCACAgattaaatttctaaattttggatAATTTTCTTAGAGTAATTaacaaaaattctattttttatgaaaataatgctaaatttactttttttggtAGGTTTAGGTCCAGTTTGGGTAACTAACTTAATTAAGCtcattttgataaaataacttaaacatTAAATGTCTCtgttaaaagtaacttataaataagttattttgtgtttggatttttaactctaaaagtgcttattttatagaaacgtaataaaaaatagaagtattatgagagaagtcatttttttaacttctctataagctCCAAAATAGCTTTTTAGAAAGTtgcaatttggttttgaaaattgcaccagacattaatactaccacttttcataagtcaaaaattaaaaaaagctaCTTATCGAGTTTTCCAAACGGGCCTTATTAGcgtaataaaaatttagtcttttttaataatatgcATCATCcatgtaattatttttctaattgatattgtaatatattttagaataaaatattataNNNNNNNNNNNNNNNNNNNNNNNNNNNNNNNNNNNNNNNNNNNNNNNNNNNNNNNNNNNNNNNNNNNNNNNNNNNNNNNNNNNNNNNNNNNNNNNNNNNNNNNNNNNNNNNNNNNNNNNNNNNNNNNNNNNNNNNNNNNNNNNNNNNNNNNNNNCATTTTTCATGGATATTGAAGGAAAAAGAAGTgttagaatttaataaaaaagtataaaaatagtaaagttaatttttataaaaaaaattaagaaaatagagtcaaacaaaatgaaaggagaaaattttttttatttataagcCATTGAAAATTAGCGATGAAAAGTAATACGCATTATCTATCAATTATTGTTGTATAGTTAAGGTGAGaagaattttaatataaataagtaATCTCATTAGATAACAAGAAGCATCAAACAAGTGAGAAGTCATCTTgagagaaaaatataagaatttttttgaGAGATTTTTTCTCCTATGTATAGAGAGAGGTGTATTCTCATTTTGTCNNNNNNNNNNNNNNNNNNNNNNNNNNNNNNNNNNNNNNNNNNNNNNNNNNNNNNNNATAGAgcgaatttttaatttttaaagaaagtTATTCAATTGtttctatattttatacaaatttttaattttttatctctatAT belongs to Arachis duranensis cultivar V14167 chromosome 8, aradu.V14167.gnm2.J7QH, whole genome shotgun sequence and includes:
- the LOC107462867 gene encoding 65-kDa microtubule-associated protein 5 isoform X1 — its product is MAAMPHSFSPSRTTCASLLRQLQMIWDEIGESDSDXXXXXXXXETRKHKADLYKLLVEAEAEVASIISSLGECTSFSRGRGALKQQLAIITPVLEDLRSKKEDRIREFSKIESQICQIRNEIAGCEQFNSVSDPEVIQNDLTVKKLGELKSHLHELQNEKILREQKVNSHISEIRELSVVMSFDFLNTLNEIHRSLGDSSEGTQKSISNDTIARLTGAIHMLKQEKQQRLKKVQDLTKCLIELWDLIDVPIEEQKPFSHLTRLLSASVDEVRAQGCLSTDIIEQAEVEILRLNVLKASKMKDLVFKRQAELEEIYKEVHMDVDSESARQILNRLVESGDIDLSDLLQSMDDQIRKAKEQALSRRDILDRVEKWKFAAEEEKWLDEYERDENRYNAVRGAHKNLKRAEKARSLVSKLPSLVESLTAKIKTWEADKGIPFLYEKEPLLHSLCEYNVQRQLREEEKRKIREQRRLQEQSAVVQEALFGSRSATKKPLGQSTNANSMAGTPIRRQVLTPSGRYGTSTRKDHRESGRVNTITPVNYVALPKDSSFGGS
- the LOC107462867 gene encoding 65-kDa microtubule-associated protein 5 isoform X2; translated protein: MYFILTFLHLKGRGALKQQLAIITPVLEDLRSKKEDRIREFSKIESQICQIRNEIAGCEQFNSVSDPEVIQNDLTVKKLGELKSHLHELQNEKILREQKVNSHISEIRELSVVMSFDFLNTLNEIHRSLGDSSEGTQKSISNDTIARLTGAIHMLKQEKQQRLKKVQDLTKCLIELWDLIDVPIEEQKPFSHLTRLLSASVDEVRAQGCLSTDIIEQAEVEILRLNVLKASKMKDLVFKRQAELEEIYKEVHMDVDSESARQILNRLVESGDIDLSDLLQSMDDQIRKAKEQALSRRDILDRVEKWKFAAEEEKWLDEYERDENRYNAVRGAHKNLKRAEKARSLVSKLPSLVESLTAKIKTWEADKGIPFLYEKEPLLHSLCEYNVQRQLREEEKRKIREQRRLQEQSAVVQEALFGSRSATKKPLGQSTNANSMAGTPIRRQVLTPSGRYGTSTRKDHRESGRVNTITPVNYVALPKDSSFGGS